The following are encoded in a window of Amycolatopsis lexingtonensis genomic DNA:
- a CDS encoding Lrp/AsnC family transcriptional regulator has protein sequence MTESLDQTDWAILVELQRDARLPLTELGRRVNLSASATTERLRRLEATGVITGYRAQVDLGKVGYAVLAVVRLKYPGSRHEALHKLLAERPEILECLRTTGDDCYTLKVAAASMAHLEHTMDELAQFGSTTTNVVYSQTLPYRGPQEPARDPGA, from the coding sequence ATGACCGAGAGTCTCGACCAGACGGACTGGGCGATCCTCGTCGAGCTCCAGCGCGACGCCCGGCTGCCGCTCACCGAGCTGGGCCGCCGGGTGAACCTCAGCGCGTCCGCGACGACCGAACGGCTCCGCCGGCTCGAGGCCACCGGCGTGATCACCGGTTACCGCGCGCAGGTCGACCTCGGCAAGGTCGGCTACGCGGTGCTCGCCGTCGTCCGGCTCAAGTACCCCGGCAGCCGGCACGAGGCGCTGCACAAGCTGCTCGCCGAACGCCCCGAGATCCTCGAATGCCTGCGCACCACCGGCGACGACTGCTACACGCTCAAGGTCGCCGCCGCCTCGATGGCCCACCTCGAGCACACGATGGACGAACTCGCCCAGTTCGGCAGCACGACCACGAACGTCGTCTACAGCCAGACCCTGCCCTACCGCGGCCCGCAGGAGCCCGCCCGTGACCCCGGTGCCTGA
- a CDS encoding adenylate kinase, which translates to MTPVPERVVVYGVTGSGKSTLAARIAERTGLPYVSADDLSWQPGWVPVPDDEQRRRIAEVCAGERWVLDSAYGKWRDVVLARTQLVVGLDYPRWLSLGRLVRRTLWRSVTRERICNGNVESFRQMFSADSIIRWHFRSFATKRARIRAWADESPGPVVVRLTSPRATRRWLESL; encoded by the coding sequence GTGACCCCGGTGCCTGAGCGCGTCGTCGTCTACGGCGTGACCGGCTCGGGCAAGTCGACGCTCGCCGCCCGCATCGCCGAGCGCACCGGCCTGCCCTACGTTTCGGCGGACGACCTGAGCTGGCAACCCGGCTGGGTGCCGGTGCCCGACGACGAGCAGCGCCGCCGCATCGCCGAGGTCTGCGCGGGGGAGCGGTGGGTCCTCGACTCCGCCTACGGGAAGTGGCGCGACGTCGTGCTGGCGCGCACCCAGCTCGTGGTCGGGCTCGACTACCCACGCTGGCTTTCGCTGGGCAGGCTGGTGCGCCGGACGTTGTGGCGCTCGGTGACCCGCGAGCGGATCTGCAACGGCAACGTCGAGTCGTTCCGGCAGATGTTCTCGGCGGACTCGATCATCCGATGGCACTTCAGGTCGTTCGCGACGAAGCGGGCACGGATCCGGGCCTGGGCCGACGAGTCGCCCGGCCCGGTCGTGGTCCGGCTGACTTCCCCGCGCGCGACGCGCCGCTGGCTCGAGTCCCTCTGA
- a CDS encoding Lrp/AsnC family transcriptional regulator has translation MSASVELSPVDLEILRLLQNDARITNKDLAAAVGIAPSTCLDRVARLRDTGVITGQHASVDAAKLGRPLEAFLFVQVRPHRRPLVDPFIEHLLSLPEVRAVYHLTGPDDFLAHVATSSAGELQRLVLDELTARDEVARVHTNLVFQHWSGGPLLPPGS, from the coding sequence ATGTCCGCTTCCGTCGAACTGAGTCCGGTGGACCTCGAGATTCTGCGCCTGCTGCAGAACGATGCCCGGATCACGAACAAGGACCTGGCGGCCGCGGTCGGCATCGCGCCCTCGACGTGCCTCGACCGCGTGGCCCGGCTGCGCGACACGGGCGTGATCACCGGCCAGCACGCCTCGGTCGACGCGGCCAAGCTGGGCCGCCCGCTGGAAGCCTTCCTGTTCGTCCAGGTCCGCCCCCACCGGCGGCCGCTGGTCGACCCGTTCATCGAGCACCTGCTGTCCCTGCCGGAGGTGCGCGCGGTCTACCACCTGACCGGCCCGGACGACTTCCTCGCGCACGTGGCCACCAGCTCGGCCGGCGAGCTGCAACGCCTGGTACTCGACGAGCTGACCGCGCGGGACGAGGTGGCCCGCGTCCACACGAACCTGGTGTTCCAGCACTGGAGCGGCGGCCCGCTCCTACCCCCGGGCTCCTGA
- a CDS encoding trans-sulfuration enzyme family protein, whose protein sequence is MTSALRTRAVHAGRDDLTDLGVHAAPLDLSTTYPSRDSAAEAARIDDFAAGGELDGPPIYGRVGNPTVERFERALAELEGFDHGVAFASGMAAVSACLLSAVAQGKRHVVAVRPLYGCSDHLLESGLLGTEVTWAAPGAVAAALRPDTGLVFVETPANPTLAEVDLAGLAAACGDVPLAVDNTFATPVLQRPGRHGARMVLHSATKFLGGHGDVMGGVVACDAEEAARLRQIRFATGGVLHPLAGYLLLRGLSTLPLRVNAASATAATLASRLAEHPAVTAVHYPRIGGPLVAFEVDGDPHALIGAVRLITPAVSLGSVDTLIQHPGSISHRIVDEDDRRGAGVSDQLIRMSVGLEDVEDLWADLEQALKAL, encoded by the coding sequence ATGACTTCCGCGCTGCGTACCCGAGCCGTCCACGCCGGCCGTGACGACCTCACGGACCTCGGCGTGCACGCCGCTCCGCTCGACCTGTCCACGACCTACCCGTCCCGCGACAGTGCCGCCGAAGCCGCCCGGATCGACGACTTCGCCGCGGGCGGCGAGCTCGACGGCCCGCCGATCTACGGCCGGGTGGGCAACCCGACCGTCGAACGGTTCGAGCGGGCGCTCGCCGAACTCGAGGGCTTCGACCACGGCGTCGCGTTCGCCAGTGGGATGGCCGCCGTCTCGGCCTGCCTGCTTTCCGCGGTGGCGCAAGGGAAACGGCACGTCGTCGCCGTGCGCCCGCTGTACGGCTGCAGCGACCACCTGCTCGAGTCCGGGCTGCTCGGCACCGAGGTCACCTGGGCCGCACCCGGCGCCGTCGCCGCCGCGCTCCGGCCGGACACCGGGCTGGTGTTCGTCGAGACGCCGGCCAACCCGACGCTGGCCGAGGTGGACCTCGCCGGGCTGGCGGCGGCCTGCGGGGACGTGCCGCTGGCCGTGGACAACACCTTCGCCACGCCCGTGCTGCAGCGCCCCGGCCGCCACGGGGCCCGGATGGTGCTGCACAGCGCGACGAAGTTCCTCGGCGGCCACGGCGACGTGATGGGCGGGGTCGTCGCGTGCGACGCCGAAGAAGCCGCGCGCCTGCGGCAGATCCGCTTCGCGACCGGCGGCGTGCTGCACCCGCTCGCCGGATACCTGTTGCTGCGCGGGCTTTCCACGCTGCCGCTGCGCGTCAACGCCGCCTCCGCGACCGCGGCGACGCTGGCTTCACGGCTCGCCGAGCACCCGGCCGTGACCGCCGTCCACTACCCGCGGATCGGCGGGCCGCTGGTGGCGTTCGAGGTCGACGGCGACCCGCACGCCCTGATCGGGGCGGTCCGGCTGATCACGCCGGCCGTCAGCCTCGGCAGCGTCGACACGCTGATCCAGCACCCCGGCTCGATCAGCCACCGGATCGTCGACGAGGACGACCGGCGCGGTGCCGGCGTGTCCGACCAGCTGATCCGGATGTCCGTCGGCCTCGAGGACGTCGAGGACCTGTGGGCCGACCTGGAGCAGGCGCTGAAGGCGCTCTAG
- a CDS encoding FmdB family zinc ribbon protein, producing MPTYAYRCRECTETFELLRPMSESGAPAPCPEGHSDTVKLLTTVALTGAASGPAASAGGGGCCGGGCCG from the coding sequence ATGCCGACCTACGCCTACCGCTGCCGCGAGTGCACCGAGACCTTCGAGCTCCTGCGCCCGATGAGCGAATCCGGTGCGCCGGCGCCCTGCCCGGAGGGGCACTCCGACACCGTCAAGCTGCTCACCACGGTCGCCCTCACCGGGGCCGCGAGCGGTCCCGCGGCCTCGGCCGGTGGTGGCGGCTGCTGTGGTGGCGGCTGCTGCGGCTAG
- a CDS encoding alkaline phosphatase family protein translates to MQPPSLADVPHLGQVVPSLLAALGVPGCANTLSLPEVRSAGVLLVDGLGWELLAEHAADAPVLTELARESLRVGFPSTTAAGVAAIGTGLASGEHGMVGYTFEMPGTGVLNALRWCSHEDGSDLRGALPPREVQPLQTTFERAAAAGIDAAVVSAGKFADTALTRATQSGARYAGVHALGDLAARTVDVLGGRAFCYAYHSELDLLGHVYGPGSTAWRMQLRQVDRLVESIVEGLPSGALLAVVADHGMVTVDDKLDLEDVPELLEGVRTFGGEVRARHVYTEPGAAADVLAAWRAVLGERAWVRSREEAVAEGWFGHTVSDRVLPRIGDVVAAARDRFGMVRGLAEAIETSLIGQHGSLTTAEQLVPLALAQG, encoded by the coding sequence GTGCAGCCGCCTTCGCTCGCCGACGTCCCGCACCTCGGCCAGGTCGTCCCGTCCCTGCTCGCCGCGTTGGGGGTGCCCGGCTGCGCTAACACCCTGTCCCTGCCGGAGGTCCGCAGCGCCGGGGTGCTCCTCGTCGACGGGCTCGGCTGGGAACTGCTCGCCGAGCACGCCGCGGACGCCCCGGTGCTGACCGAGCTCGCCCGCGAGTCGCTGCGCGTGGGCTTCCCGTCGACGACGGCCGCCGGCGTGGCCGCGATCGGCACCGGGCTCGCGTCGGGCGAACACGGCATGGTCGGCTACACCTTCGAAATGCCCGGCACGGGTGTGCTCAACGCGTTGCGCTGGTGCAGCCACGAGGACGGTAGCGACCTGCGCGGCGCCCTCCCACCCCGCGAAGTGCAGCCGCTGCAGACGACGTTCGAGCGGGCCGCCGCGGCCGGGATCGACGCCGCGGTGGTGTCGGCCGGGAAGTTCGCCGACACCGCGCTGACCCGGGCCACCCAGAGCGGCGCGCGCTACGCCGGGGTGCACGCGCTGGGCGACCTCGCCGCGCGGACGGTGGACGTGCTCGGCGGGCGTGCCTTCTGCTACGCCTACCACAGCGAACTCGACCTGCTGGGCCACGTCTACGGGCCCGGCTCGACGGCCTGGCGGATGCAGCTGCGGCAGGTCGACCGGCTCGTTGAGTCCATTGTGGAGGGTCTGCCGTCCGGTGCGCTGCTCGCCGTCGTGGCCGACCACGGGATGGTGACCGTCGACGACAAGCTCGACCTCGAAGACGTCCCGGAGCTGCTGGAGGGCGTCCGGACGTTCGGGGGCGAGGTGCGGGCCCGGCACGTCTACACCGAGCCGGGCGCGGCCGCGGACGTCCTCGCGGCCTGGCGGGCGGTGCTCGGCGAGCGGGCCTGGGTGCGCTCGCGGGAGGAAGCCGTCGCCGAGGGCTGGTTCGGGCACACGGTCAGCGACCGGGTGCTGCCCCGCATCGGCGACGTCGTCGCCGCGGCCAGGGACCGGTTCGGGATGGTGCGCGGGCTCGCGGAGGCCATCGAGACTTCGCTGATCGGGCAGCACGGGTCGCTGACCACCGCCGAGCAGCTGGTCCCGCTCGCGCTCGCCCAGGGCTGA
- a CDS encoding NAD/NADP-dependent octopine/nopaline dehydrogenase family protein translates to MSVLDGIGVVGAGGEGRAVAAHLAALGLPVHLYTRDLAAVAGIARRREIVARGALEGRFPLREVTSDPAGLCGRAVVLVATVTTAYPEVAARLAPHLSAGQVVVLFSSKLCGSVEFAHALAAAGAPAVDVVETDALFAARPAGTDGVTVLGAKGWNLISGSTPAAVARRAGLLREWFPMLEIARNPVERGLHDFGAVAHVPIALANLGTIDRAEELLFYVDGVSARTIALLERTEAEFALVARAYGARLMPMTEVLDRYYGCPATTLLDALRTVEPYRTIAAPTSLDHRFLTEDIRSTLVPLQALARCAGVATPVVDAAITIMSVLGGEDFRRTGRTLGRLGWEGLGHEGIVRRLGVGGGAVGRAA, encoded by the coding sequence ATGAGCGTGCTGGACGGGATCGGGGTCGTCGGGGCGGGCGGCGAGGGACGGGCCGTGGCCGCCCACCTCGCCGCGCTGGGCTTGCCCGTGCACCTCTACACGCGGGATCTCGCCGCCGTGGCGGGGATCGCGCGCCGCCGGGAGATCGTCGCGCGCGGCGCGCTCGAGGGCCGGTTCCCGCTGCGGGAGGTGACCTCGGACCCCGCCGGGCTGTGCGGGCGCGCCGTTGTGCTGGTCGCCACGGTGACCACCGCCTACCCGGAGGTCGCCGCCCGCCTCGCGCCGCACCTGAGCGCGGGACAGGTCGTGGTGCTGTTCTCCAGCAAGCTGTGCGGGAGCGTCGAGTTCGCGCACGCGCTCGCCGCCGCCGGGGCGCCGGCGGTCGACGTCGTCGAGACCGACGCGCTCTTCGCCGCCCGGCCGGCCGGGACCGACGGGGTGACCGTGCTGGGCGCCAAGGGCTGGAACCTGATCTCCGGCAGCACCCCGGCCGCCGTCGCCCGGCGGGCCGGGCTGCTGCGCGAGTGGTTCCCGATGCTGGAGATCGCGCGCAACCCGGTGGAACGCGGGCTGCACGACTTCGGGGCGGTCGCGCACGTGCCGATCGCGCTCGCCAACCTCGGGACCATCGACCGCGCGGAGGAGCTGCTCTTCTACGTCGACGGCGTCTCGGCGCGCACGATCGCGTTGCTGGAGCGGACCGAGGCCGAGTTCGCGCTGGTGGCGAGGGCTTACGGCGCCCGGCTGATGCCGATGACCGAGGTGCTCGACCGGTACTACGGCTGCCCGGCCACGACGCTGCTGGACGCGCTGCGGACGGTGGAGCCGTACCGGACGATCGCCGCGCCGACCAGCCTTGATCACAGGTTCTTGACGGAGGACATCCGGTCGACGCTGGTGCCGCTGCAGGCGCTCGCGCGGTGCGCCGGGGTGGCGACGCCGGTGGTGGATGCCGCGATCACGATCATGTCGGTGCTGGGCGGAGAGGATTTCCGGCGGACCGGGCGGACCCTGGGGCGGCTGGGGTGGGAGGGGCTCGGCCATGAGGGGATCGTGCGGCGGTTGGGGGTCGGTGGCGGGGCGGTGGGCCGGGCGGCTTGA
- a CDS encoding GNAT family N-acetyltransferase: MRAILSDPSASFADVFTDIETDRLLLRPLHEADRQAMVDIHTDPRTNRFNPAPPDVPRASAMFSDWLAHWADHGFGYPAVLERGGTEVLGMCGVRLREFHGEKVLNLGYRFRPSAWGKGYAVEAGQAVLEWRARELPSVPVLASVSIANKPSLRVAERLGFTEYTEEMYDGAMSRHYRL, from the coding sequence ATGCGGGCCATTTTGTCGGACCCCAGCGCTAGCTTCGCCGATGTGTTCACCGACATCGAAACCGACCGGCTGCTGCTGCGTCCGCTCCACGAGGCGGATCGGCAGGCGATGGTCGACATCCACACCGACCCGCGCACCAACCGTTTCAACCCTGCCCCGCCCGACGTCCCGCGCGCGTCGGCGATGTTCTCGGACTGGCTGGCGCACTGGGCCGACCACGGCTTCGGCTACCCCGCGGTCCTCGAACGCGGCGGCACCGAGGTGCTCGGCATGTGCGGCGTCCGGCTGCGGGAGTTCCACGGCGAGAAGGTGCTGAACCTCGGCTACCGCTTCCGGCCGTCGGCGTGGGGGAAGGGGTACGCGGTCGAGGCCGGGCAGGCGGTCCTCGAGTGGCGCGCCCGCGAGCTGCCGTCCGTGCCGGTGCTGGCGAGCGTGAGCATCGCGAACAAGCCGTCGCTGCGGGTGGCCGAGCGCCTCGGCTTCACGGAGTACACGGAGGAGATGTACGACGGCGCGATGTCGCGGCACTACCGGCTCTGA
- a CDS encoding alpha/beta fold hydrolase, whose protein sequence is MTELPLVLLHAFPLDARMWNAVREPLASHLRVITPDQRGLGRSPLPKSDREPSLEDAARDVVALLDRLELDRVVLGGCSMGGYLAMAVLRLAPERVGGLVLVDTKAAPDTPEAAQSRLDVAERVGREGIGTWLAEANLPNLLAESTRTRRPELVETVRGIIESQPPAGIAWTALALRTRPGSLDLLRESRVPTLVIVGEADPITPVEAASEMAEAVDGATLVVLPEAGHLTPLEDPAGVVEAILSWYPATHQD, encoded by the coding sequence ATGACCGAACTGCCGCTGGTCCTCCTCCACGCCTTTCCCCTGGACGCCCGCATGTGGAACGCGGTGCGCGAGCCCCTCGCTTCACACCTTCGGGTGATCACGCCGGACCAGCGCGGGCTCGGTCGCTCGCCGCTGCCGAAGTCCGATCGCGAGCCGAGTCTCGAAGACGCCGCCCGGGACGTCGTCGCCCTGCTCGACCGGCTGGAGCTGGACCGCGTCGTGCTCGGCGGCTGCTCGATGGGCGGCTACCTCGCGATGGCCGTGCTGCGGCTGGCGCCGGAACGGGTCGGCGGCCTCGTGCTCGTCGACACCAAGGCCGCGCCCGACACGCCCGAAGCCGCGCAGAGCCGGCTCGACGTCGCCGAGCGCGTCGGCCGGGAAGGCATCGGAACCTGGCTGGCTGAGGCCAACCTGCCGAACCTGCTGGCCGAATCGACCCGGACCCGGCGGCCCGAGCTCGTCGAGACCGTGCGCGGGATCATCGAGTCGCAGCCGCCCGCCGGCATCGCGTGGACGGCGCTGGCGCTGCGTACCCGGCCCGGCTCCCTCGACCTGCTGCGGGAATCGCGGGTTCCGACGCTGGTCATCGTGGGCGAAGCGGACCCGATCACCCCGGTCGAGGCGGCGAGCGAGATGGCGGAAGCCGTCGATGGCGCCACGCTCGTCGTGCTCCCGGAAGCCGGGCACCTGACCCCGCTGGAAGACCCCGCGGGCGTCGTCGAGGCGATCCTGTCCTGGTACCCGGCTACTCACCAGGACTAG
- the ctaD gene encoding cytochrome c oxidase subunit I has product MTAVAPKPIATRPYPARESVKGSYLLRLFRTTDHKQIGIMYLVTSFAFFMAGGAMAMLIRTELARPGQQFLSQEQYNQLFTMHGTVMLLLYATPILFGFANFILPLQIGSPDVAFPRLNAFSYWLYLFGGLIVLSGFLTPGGAADFGWFAYTPLSDAIHSPGVGADLWISGLVVSGLGTILGAVNMVTTVVCLRAPGMTMYRMPIFTWNILVTSILILLAFPILTAALMGLLADRHLGAHVFDPENGGVILWQHLFWFFGHPEVYIVALPFFGIVSEIFPVFSRKPLFGYKSLVWATLAIAALSVAVWAHHMYATGAVLLPFFSFMTFLIAVPTGIKFFNWIGTMWKGQLSFETPMIFSMGFIVTFLFGGLTGILLAAPAIDFHVSDSYFVVAHFHYVLYGTIVFATFAGIYFWFPKITGRMMDEKLGKWHFWTTFIGFHGTFLVQHWLGAEGMPRRYADYLTSDGFTTLNTISTIGAYILGASTLPFIWNVFKSYRYGEIVTVDDPWGYGNSLEWATSCPPPRHNFTELPRIRSERPAFELHYPHMIERLHKEGEIGFFGKQKVNSHAAPSQLLTEAVIPGDHSNDNASEQGDK; this is encoded by the coding sequence GTGACGGCCGTAGCCCCCAAGCCGATCGCGACGCGCCCGTACCCCGCGCGCGAGTCGGTCAAGGGTTCGTACCTGCTGCGGTTGTTCCGCACGACGGACCACAAGCAGATCGGGATCATGTACCTGGTCACGTCGTTCGCCTTCTTCATGGCGGGCGGCGCGATGGCGATGCTGATCCGTACCGAGCTGGCGCGGCCCGGGCAGCAGTTCCTCTCGCAGGAGCAGTACAACCAGCTGTTCACCATGCACGGCACGGTGATGCTGCTGCTGTACGCGACCCCGATCCTCTTCGGTTTCGCGAACTTCATCCTGCCGCTGCAGATCGGCTCGCCGGACGTCGCGTTCCCGCGGTTGAACGCGTTCTCGTACTGGCTGTACCTCTTCGGCGGCCTGATCGTGCTGTCGGGCTTCCTGACCCCGGGTGGCGCCGCCGACTTCGGCTGGTTCGCCTACACCCCGCTGTCGGACGCGATCCACTCGCCGGGTGTCGGCGCGGACCTGTGGATCTCCGGCCTGGTGGTCTCCGGTCTCGGCACCATCCTCGGCGCGGTCAACATGGTCACCACCGTGGTCTGCCTCCGCGCGCCCGGCATGACGATGTACCGGATGCCGATCTTCACCTGGAACATCCTGGTGACGTCGATCCTGATCCTGCTCGCCTTCCCGATCCTGACCGCGGCGCTGATGGGCCTGCTGGCGGACCGGCACCTCGGGGCGCACGTGTTCGACCCCGAAAACGGCGGCGTGATCCTCTGGCAGCACCTGTTCTGGTTCTTCGGCCATCCCGAGGTCTACATCGTCGCGCTACCGTTCTTCGGGATCGTGTCGGAGATCTTCCCGGTGTTCAGCCGCAAGCCGCTGTTCGGCTACAAGAGCCTGGTCTGGGCGACGCTGGCCATCGCGGCGCTGTCGGTCGCGGTGTGGGCGCACCACATGTACGCCACCGGCGCCGTGCTCCTGCCGTTCTTCTCCTTCATGACGTTCCTGATCGCCGTCCCGACCGGCATCAAGTTCTTCAACTGGATCGGCACGATGTGGAAGGGCCAGCTGTCCTTCGAGACGCCGATGATCTTCTCGATGGGCTTCATCGTCACGTTCCTCTTCGGCGGCCTGACCGGCATCCTGCTGGCCGCGCCGGCGATCGACTTCCACGTGTCGGACAGCTACTTCGTCGTCGCGCACTTCCACTACGTGCTCTACGGCACGATCGTGTTCGCCACCTTCGCCGGCATCTACTTCTGGTTCCCGAAGATCACCGGCCGGATGATGGACGAGAAGCTCGGCAAGTGGCACTTCTGGACCACGTTCATCGGCTTCCACGGCACGTTCCTCGTCCAGCACTGGCTGGGTGCCGAGGGCATGCCGCGGCGCTACGCGGACTACCTGACCAGCGACGGCTTCACGACGCTGAACACGATCTCCACGATCGGCGCGTACATCCTCGGTGCCTCGACGCTGCCGTTCATCTGGAACGTCTTCAAGAGCTACCGGTACGGCGAGATCGTCACGGTGGACGACCCGTGGGGCTACGGCAACTCGCTCGAGTGGGCGACGTCCTGCCCGCCGCCGCGGCACAACTTCACCGAGCTGCCCCGGATCCGCTCCGAGCGGCCCGCGTTCGAGCTGCACTACCCGCACATGATCGAGCGTCTCCACAAGGAGGGCGAGATCGGGTTCTTCGGCAAGCAGAAGGTCAACAGCCACGCGGCGCCGTCGCAGCTGCTGACCGAAGCGGTGATCCCAGGGGACCACTCGAACGACAACGCGAGCGAGCAGGGCGACAAGTAA
- the serB gene encoding phosphoserine phosphatase SerB: MTQTPVLITTTGPDKPGVSSVLFAVLTRHDVDVLDVEQVVIRGQLVLGVLAGVYRDPEGLQEYVEQAMASVGMQVDVKIGSAIGEDPFALGRRDSTHVLVVLGRPVTARGFSEVARRLASLGANIDAIRSVADYPVTGLELYVSVDQDTPEADTALRSELADAAVEAGVDIAVERAGITRRAKRLVVFDVDSTLIQGEVIEMLGAHAGVEPEIREITEAAMRGELNFTESLERRVALLEGLPATAIDEVAASIELTPGARTTIRTLKRMGFKTGVVSGGFTQVIGALVDELGLDFSAANELEIVDGKLTGKVIGDVVDRAGKAKVLRRVAGEYDIPLEQCVAVGDGANDIDMLSAAGMGVAFNAKPALREVADTALSHPYLDAVLFVLGLTRGEVEAADAADGLELMRP; encoded by the coding sequence GTGACCCAGACCCCCGTCCTGATCACGACGACCGGCCCCGACAAGCCGGGCGTCTCGTCCGTGCTGTTCGCCGTGCTGACCCGGCACGACGTCGACGTCCTCGACGTCGAGCAGGTCGTGATCCGCGGGCAGCTCGTGCTCGGCGTGCTCGCCGGCGTGTACCGCGACCCGGAGGGCCTGCAGGAGTACGTCGAGCAGGCGATGGCGTCCGTCGGCATGCAGGTCGACGTCAAGATCGGGTCGGCGATCGGGGAGGACCCGTTCGCGCTGGGCCGCCGCGACTCCACCCACGTGCTGGTCGTGCTCGGTCGTCCGGTCACCGCGCGGGGCTTCTCCGAGGTCGCGCGCCGGCTGGCGTCGCTGGGGGCCAACATCGACGCGATCCGCAGCGTCGCCGACTACCCCGTGACCGGGCTGGAGCTGTACGTCTCGGTCGACCAGGACACCCCCGAAGCCGACACCGCGCTGCGTTCGGAGCTCGCCGACGCCGCCGTCGAGGCGGGGGTCGACATCGCCGTCGAGCGGGCCGGGATCACGCGGCGGGCGAAGCGGCTGGTCGTCTTCGACGTCGACTCGACCCTCATCCAGGGTGAGGTCATCGAGATGCTGGGCGCGCACGCCGGGGTCGAGCCGGAGATCCGCGAGATCACCGAGGCGGCCATGCGCGGCGAACTCAACTTCACGGAGTCGCTGGAACGCCGGGTCGCGCTGCTGGAGGGCCTCCCCGCCACGGCGATCGACGAGGTCGCCGCGTCCATCGAGCTGACCCCCGGCGCCCGCACGACGATCCGCACGCTCAAGCGGATGGGGTTCAAGACCGGTGTGGTGTCCGGCGGGTTCACGCAGGTCATCGGTGCTCTGGTGGACGAACTCGGCCTCGACTTCTCGGCGGCGAACGAGCTCGAGATCGTGGACGGCAAGCTCACCGGGAAGGTCATCGGCGACGTCGTCGACCGGGCCGGCAAGGCGAAGGTGCTTCGCCGCGTCGCGGGCGAGTACGACATCCCGCTGGAGCAGTGCGTCGCGGTCGGGGACGGCGCCAACGACATCGACATGCTTTCGGCGGCGGGCATGGGCGTCGCGTTCAACGCCAAGCCCGCGCTGCGCGAGGTGGCCGACACCGCGCTGTCGCACCCCTACCTCGACGCCGTGCTGTTCGTCCTCGGGCTGACCCGCGGCGAGGTCGAAGCAGCCGACGCCGCCGACGGTCTCGAGCTGATGCGTCCGTGA
- a CDS encoding peptidyl-tRNA hydrolase produces MSSVLDPLGARYAFWLGLPAEDTSDTSDELPEEVRAMPVILRIERAEPPGRTPLLEAAAAAALAVCLDERARPGGEWAEPMHAWLDNRIRKVARRARGAHWAAVQDLPGITVEVDGAQARALVPGLVTETPKDVARLQISGSELPPDEPGPVPDGVPLLLLNPHVPMTVGKASAQVGHATMILAALLDDAALAGWAERGYRTAVRTASPVQWKELHPGDDPEGAWRRDRVIAVRDAGFTEVDPGTITVLAQWAPEQAAH; encoded by the coding sequence GTGAGCAGCGTTCTCGACCCCCTGGGCGCCCGCTACGCCTTCTGGCTGGGGCTCCCGGCCGAAGACACGTCGGACACCTCCGACGAGCTCCCGGAGGAAGTCCGCGCGATGCCGGTCATCCTGCGCATCGAACGGGCTGAGCCGCCGGGCCGCACGCCCCTGCTGGAGGCCGCGGCGGCGGCCGCGCTGGCCGTGTGCCTCGACGAGCGCGCCCGGCCGGGCGGTGAGTGGGCCGAGCCGATGCACGCGTGGCTCGACAACCGGATCCGGAAGGTCGCGCGGCGGGCCCGTGGCGCGCACTGGGCGGCCGTCCAGGACCTGCCGGGCATCACCGTCGAGGTCGACGGCGCGCAGGCGCGGGCGCTCGTCCCGGGCCTGGTCACCGAGACGCCCAAGGACGTCGCGCGGCTGCAGATCTCGGGCAGCGAACTGCCGCCCGACGAGCCGGGCCCGGTCCCGGACGGGGTGCCGTTGCTGCTGCTCAACCCGCACGTGCCGATGACCGTCGGCAAGGCGTCCGCGCAGGTCGGCCACGCGACGATGATCCTCGCCGCGCTGCTGGACGACGCCGCGCTGGCCGGCTGGGCCGAGCGGGGCTACCGGACCGCCGTGCGCACCGCGAGCCCCGTGCAGTGGAAGGAACTGCACCCCGGGGACGACCCGGAGGGCGCGTGGCGGCGCGACCGCGTCATCGCCGTGCGGGACGCGGGGTTCACCGAGGTCGACCCGGGCACGATCACGGTTCTCGCCCAATGGGCGCCGGAACAAGCCGCTCACTGA
- a CDS encoding OsmC family protein, with product MGLEVQRDGQHAFVGRNDRGAEVRLGRAGTEGAFSPAELLQIAAAGCSAVTAEQLITRRVGEDAKFRVTVTADRREGASELDAVHVAFDVDVSTLAAEQREALAGAVDRAIERLCTVSRTLKKGIPVTESFPRA from the coding sequence ATGGGACTCGAAGTTCAGCGCGACGGGCAGCACGCGTTCGTGGGGCGCAACGACCGGGGCGCGGAGGTCCGGCTGGGCCGGGCCGGCACCGAAGGGGCGTTCTCGCCCGCCGAGCTGCTGCAGATCGCGGCCGCGGGCTGCAGCGCGGTGACCGCCGAACAGCTGATCACCCGGCGGGTCGGCGAGGACGCGAAGTTCCGCGTCACCGTGACGGCGGACCGGCGCGAAGGGGCTTCGGAACTGGACGCCGTGCACGTCGCGTTCGACGTCGACGTGTCGACATTGGCGGCGGAGCAGCGGGAGGCGCTGGCGGGTGCGGTGGACCGCGCGATCGAGCGGCTGTGCACGGTGAGCCGGACCCTCAAGAAGGGCATCCCGGTGACGGAAAGCTTCCCGCGGGCTTAG